tttacatactccagaagctacctgGGAATAACATCATCTGGATTTTCACCACGACATTGACAGCATAGATCTATCACAACTAAatagaagaggaaaaagaagatgaaGGTGGCATAGGGAGTTCAATTCCTCGTCTCAACCATCATTCTCCTATACAATCTAATGAGGGGGTTGAGAGAAGAGCTAGTATATTAATTCGCaacaatataatataatataatttataaagtaaaaaaatataaaatctaatattcaaaattttcaactctaACGTCTTTAATATTGTATTCTTCTAATTGAttctaaatcttttaaaaaaaatctatgcaAGTAGATATAGCGATTtactaataaaaataattaaaaaataactaaCAATCTAAATTTAAACATTATAAATTCTCAAGCTATCTAATATCAAAGATAAGACTCATGCCTATTGCTTAATTACATAATAGCCTTCAAATGATCAACAATATTGGTCACTGCTTATGAATGTACAAATTAGGAGGAGAAATATTCAATCTTAATGCAAGGAATAATATTTAGGGGAAAAGTATGGAGTTttgaatatcaaaatattttgtaattcaaatTACACAGTATGTTTAAATATCcttatattcaaaattaaattttttaaatttttttcctagAATTCCTATaatctttttataaaaaaaccATAATAATTGTATTAGAAGGCCTCGTCATCTTTGCCCGTTACTTGAGATTTgtcaatatataaaaataaaatataaatttaaaataaaaaattgaaatatgGAAAATTcgagaatgattttaatttatttactgATTACGAATTATCTTATTGGGACAGTTGAATTATGTGATCGCAAGATAGTCAAACGAGAGGAGAAAAAAAAGAGGAATTTTCTAGCAATGACAATGACTGTAATTCCTTTTCTGATCATATTTTTATTATCCGACTCTTGTAATTTTATGCCTTTTTATTATGTTTTCTAAAGACCTAGTCACTGACCATCTTGTGAATTTTacatgttttaataaatttatcagataatatcaCTTTTTTTTACAAttcattttatatagatttagatttattattttttcataaagGAAATGCAACTTACTGATTTATTAGTCGTTTGTTTTATTGAATTAGTTAGATTTTATAGAGGATCAAGCTTCACATTAGGGGTGGGGGAAAATATCAAAATTTCGGTATACCGCATATGTCGTATCGAAATTTATCGAATGATACCGATTTTatgatataccaaaaattttGTTACGATATTATACCGTACCGAAATTTTTGGAATTGGTATCGAAATACGATTTTAAGTGAAATTTAATTTCGATATACCGTACCGATATCAAAAATTTACCCTAAACAATATGAATACTAAAATTTCGGTATACCAAAATTCCGTATACCGAAATTCTGGTACGGTATcggtataaataatttttatactgTATTTTTTGGTATGGTAACGATATGTGGGTTGATGGTTCGGTACACCGTACCGAACCACCCCTAAGAACTAATAGGAATGCTCAGATACTCGTATTTTATAGAAGGTATCTTATAAATAATTAGATAATCAGTTGTTAAGGTTAGTGAGGTAGATATATTCATTAGTCTGTGAAGATATATAAATAGGAAACGATCGGAGATGGATTACTAGGGATCACTCAATATGTGAAATGGGAAAGAAAACATATTATACTTATACTGGGTTGCTTGAGAATAGGTACCCCAAATACGTACAAGGTTGCTCTCTTGTAGAAATAGGTAACCGTTGGAGAGATACCCATTGTTTAAGGCATAAAGAAATTCTCACCGTGGGATCACCTCAGTCATAGATATAATTGAATGAAAGATGCATATGAGGCTCCGCACCTTTTCTATCTTAATTGTTATCATTCACGAGGCTAGCAGCAGACTATGCACTATTATATTTTATAGTCGTAATGAGATAGGCTAAGCCCGTAACAGGCTCAGTAGCAGGGAAGATCAATAAAAAAGTGGATTACCTTTGCTAGTTGCTGCTGCGGAGCGTAGAGTGCTGCAGAGCTGCGGAGTGCGACTGCTGTGGAGTTGTGCAACTCGGAGTGCAGAGTGATGAGTGATGAGGAGAGGTTAGTGGTTATTAGTGGCAATGTTATTAATCATTTTATTAGACACTAAACCATTTTATTTGTTGAATGAAAGGAACTGCATCAACATGCTCATTCGGCTTTTTTGAACTTACATTAAAAATGGAAGTCTTTTAACCGATTCAAGCAATTTTTcatttgatttaggtaatcgattAAACGAAGAAATAGTAAACATTACTGTTCCTCcgtaaaaccaaaagaaaataaaactttaattGATTAAATCAATTGATTGAAACAATCGATtaaaatgaaaaaagaattgtgaATAGTAGACCATTCATTTATATACATGAACACTTATTTATTGATCAATAAATCTTTGCGACAAGGAGCAGTTTAACAGCCATGTTTTTGATTAATTGTATCACTGAGCTGAGCTTGCAATTTTGATGGTGAATGCCGTGCAATCTCAATAGGCTTATATAGAGAAAAAGTAAGTTTAAAACATTCTTCCAACTCTGCTCTGCTATGCCATGCTCTCATTTGGTACCGTGCGTGAGAGGAGAGATTATGAAATGATAAACGTGCATGACATGCTCAGTCTTCGCCTGCTCCTTAATCATCTGAGTAACTACTTGCTCTTATTACTTGACCAATTAAAAGATTTCGCCTGACACTTTGACCTTGTTGCTACCAAATACAAGACATGCACAAAGGTAATTGACTTTGTCCTCCGCGTCTTCTTCTGTACTAGTTTACTTGGCCAACATACATGCAAATTAGAACTATACAATATGAGCAACTGAATGTCTTTATAATTAATTGATTGGCTCGGATCGACTTTACTAATCCATGTGACCATTAATGTTCATCTTTGAACTATACAATATTTATAAAGATTATTTAAAACCTTATTCTTTATATATCCCTTTCCTCTAACCTATTCCGTATATCATTGCAGCAATCTACTCGATCGCAACCGTTGCTActcttttatatattattttcaacttaattaatctcCTTGTTCCCCTAAACAAATTACCTAAGATGACAGCTAAAATTCATGTGATTAATGTTCATCTTTGAACTTTACAATATTTATAAAGATTATTTCAAACCTTATTCTTTATATATCCCTTTCCTCTAACCTATTATGTATATCATTGCAGCAACTACTCGATCGCAACCGTTgctattttatatattattttcaacttaattaatctcCTTGTTCCCCTAAACAAATTAGCTAAGATGACAGCTAAAATTCATCTGATTATTGCTGCTCTCTTTCCTTTGTCTACCTCTCGTGTAATATGGGCATCTGATCCTAGTCCACTTCAAGACTTTTGCGTCGCCGATAACAGCTCCAAaggtttatattatatataacttcttctcccttggttaatttaatttagttgtcAATCTTTCGATCTGAGTGGCTCGTCTAAATTTTATTCAATAGTTCCTTGATTTACAGTGCTTGTCAATGGATTCGTTTGCAAGAGCATGGATGGCGTGAAAGCCAAAGACTTCTTTGCCTATGGCCTCGACAAGCCCGACAACACCATAAACAAGCTAGGCTCCAACATCTGTGCAGTCAATGTGAATACAATTCCTGGGCTCAACACCCTCGGCATCTCTATGGCTCGCATAGACTTCGGCCTTCGCAGACTCAACCCACCCCACACTCACCCTCATGGCACTGAGATCCTCACCCTGCTAGAAGGAGAGCACTATGTTGGTTTTGTGACATCCAACATCGGCCAAACCAACCACATTTTCACCAAGATTCCGAAGAAGGGCGATGTGTTTGTGTTCCCTCAAGGCCTTGCCCACTTCCAATTCAACCGTGGCCATATAAGAGTTGTTGCAATCGCTGCTCTAAGTAGCCAAAACCCCAGTACCATAACCATTGCCAATGCTGTTTTTGGCTCAAAAACCCCCATATCTAATGAAGTTCTCGCTAAGGCATTTTGCGTCGATCGAAAGACTGTCGATCGACTTCAAGCTCAGTTCTGGATGGATAACAACAATTAGCTAGATAGGAGCTAGACATGTGTGTTTGAATATATTATCAATGTCATTACTATGCATGGGTTAATTATTATAACCGGCATAATTAGCTTACTCAATGAAGTAATTTGTCATGTAatcatttaatttatttcaatTATAATGATGATAATAAGAGATTTTATTTGAATAATGATAATATAAGATTTATTCGGTAAACCAAGGTTTAATCATGCTAAGAAATTCAGACAAAAGCATCAAATTTAATAATTGTATTTGTACCTTTTAATCATGCTAATCATACACcaatagttttagcttctgttactactagttggttagcagattgaggcacataccagcctctgctattattagttgggtagtggatagtatctatatcttcatgttgacctagctagtagtatatcattttatcttagttaatttcattagtaaatattgatttactcttgttacatcggtcagtagaagactgatttacatttgtcgacttgggtagtcgtagatcgatATACCTTTGTGATTGCAGAGGATTAAcgtacatttgttagatttagatagtcgatcaccgattcattgttttggttggtccgatcagcaggggatcgacttactctattttataaaaaTGCTGATCTTTGAgtgattcgtgcttagttggatatcttgagtacATTGgatacatgacttgtactgacggGGAGAAGACTGAATTAGCGGTATACCATTAtcggtttggtcagtctatagaggatcgatgtatcctattccatgtggactttcatttttgactgtatgtacctagttggataacatagaaggtagcatGGGGAATGCCAGGTTGATTTAGGTTATATATGCTGATTATTCATAGCTATATTgcatgtacatatgattgttatgtgttgtaggagtcctgtggttgactgtccatttgcaagtagtatatgtatacatgttctgatatggttattgtaggttccttgtggatcatagctatgtagtTTGGTGTGTGTGTCTGATTGTATAATTGAAGGTATCATGTCGATTAAATCTGTGTTAtggtatgtgtacatgtgtttggtgttttatgggaggtatcttgttgattataattGTTCTGAGTGTACACTCGTATCTATTATGATTTGTTGTaagaattacgttgattatacacttggcataggtgtatatatatggtaggtgaatgttgtttgaggtgtattgtcgattatacctacgttgatttatGCATACGGGtttggtatgcattgttggaggtatcacactgatttatacctgtgttatgagtgttgagtgtgtactaattggaggattatgtcgattatacctatgttgtgtgtgcatgtgtgccaggtgtattgttggtagcatcatgatgattctacttatgtggagtgtctacattatgtcatttgttgtattgccttgccaactaattctcctattagtgggtgactcactacgatgttgatggagttgacgatggatttgatttgcttactgggttgtgatacccttggctgccacagtgatatatggttgagtgatctcgtgcagtctttagttagatagttagatgtcttgatCACTtaagattgttgtggtggagcattgctcccacatattgaggattgcttgtggtagagcgttgctcccacatatattgTTTTTCTTGTGATGAAGTGTTGCTCTCACATTTGGTGACCTATTCCTTGGTGTTTATTTTTGCggatcttatggttgaggatGTCTGATGTACGAACATTATAAGTTCTTGATTTTATCATTTAGGCTTATAGtaccctagatgttatcatggactcgatgatttgggtatccctaggatattggatcagtatCCGTTATCTTGATTGACGACGtggtgatctattcccgatccgaaGTGTATCACATACACTATCTTCACATAGTTGTAAGGATGTTTCGATGGGAATATTTATAAGCAAAATTCAGTAGTGTATATTTTAATTGTCTTctgtaaaatataatttttaaggaattgtATCATATGAGAATAATGGTGAACTTaaggtgtaaaataccgaaaataggcaaatattgataagggaattttctgaaatttttgaaaatttttcaggaatttttcggagctcgtacggacgagttaacggggatgaaaacggggcccggaaaagcctgtttaggctacccatttaagtgaggaaaagttgatttttatttatatacttttcctttcttatttcttttctccctcaTTTTTATTTATTCCCCGCGTGccattcctcttctcctctgccgaactcacccgtgccctaacctcctagcgCCGGCGGTTACCTCTTCCTCTCCGATCGAACGCCGGCCAAGCTTCTTCTTCCCCGTCTCCTTCTCTCTTCCGGCCGAGCAGCGCCGCCATCCTTTTGCCCTGGCGCTGGCGATGTGCTAGCCAACGTCGGCCGAGCCGCTCCTGAGCCCTAGCGCTGACCGTCGTCCCTCTCTGCCCTAGACTCTCCACCTCCGCACACTGCTGAGGGTCTccctttcttctcttctcctctgcgtGTCGACGCTGACCCTCAACCGCCGTGCCCTAATTCTTGGCCGCGCCTTCTTCACCCGACAGTGCCGCCGCCGCACGGGACAGCGCCGGcgacactcgagccaacgcagTCGAGGACCCGACTCTAGCCTCTGCCCTGACTCCAGCGACGCCGTCCCTGTGCCCTAGTTCATCACTGCCGACCCCTCTCCTAGCCTCCAGCCATTGTGCTATAGTTTTTCTCTTTACTGTGGTTCTGTTTTGTTGTCCCAGTAGCCACAGCAGTTGTGGATTGAGGTAAGCTTCGTTTGTTGTTTAGGATTATTGCTTGATTGAGTGTCAATCTTGATTTCATCTGATCCGAACAGTGAAGTATCCAGCAAGGAGGTTGGGTGGTGGAGGGTCTTGGTTTCGGCAGCTATTCCATCTGTAGGCATCTTGTTGTGAGTATCAACACTCCCTGCTATGGATCAACAATCACAGTCGTTGATTAAGGTAAGCTATGTTTGGAGTTTAGGTTGTATTTATATGAGTATTTGGAAGATATGCATTTATATTGGATTATGTGGAGATGTTGTAATCTGCAGTTACTTGGTTAGTTgtggatttaggtaagttatgatggattcatgtttaacttaacctaatgtgattatggaaggcttaatctattgtagttgtgatgaattaagtacccttaatttatgttggattagatttaatccttggatttattagatatgatcatattgctaatcgtaagttgattagcgaaaggaaatgattgtgttgattgaggattattgattaaggagattaattcaagttaatcattaattaggattaattaatgatggatcgattagggttttgcctaattaagttgggttggatttagctagttgttgtttataaaattagctaaattgtatatcacattatctgcaggactttgattcgagacggtgtctcgacgagggatctattttggattggacctttctattggaggcgggtactttgacttatgtctttgatatgcataataatatgtttaacatatagcagtgattgtataatcattttgtttcggttggtcactacatgatagttacatggttgcttgtttatttattctgcactgcatactatttacctgatcatatatgctttaggtagtgacccaaccacatgctatgttatcttctggatctagggtttatttgatgccctatctgatttgtgtaccttctatctgatacatcttccagtggtatacactttgtattatttatatggtcattattatgttattcatgagattgccatgcttagtgtcatgcatcatgattgcatgctgtacgattatcggctccactatggttgagcccatcgccagttacatgtacttaCTGCACACACCgccaccacccatgggttagtggtatatcagacaggtgtgtggcggttctgctgtttggctccgttggtctgagaactcagcgtggtagccggcagtcagttccgctctgtttggctccgctggcatttagtgtagcagcgtagtagccggcagatggtggactctgtttggctccgttggtcaggtgactcagcgtggtagccggcagagatatcctcctcgtcatcgtgtaccgggagatgagagcattgagctcccccatttatgatttgggggtcagaggacaggagtactccgacagcatcccgtccactcggtcgctcatcaggagcagtgatgtcagagtgcacggtcaccatatgcatttattgtttgtgattgctgcatttacttgctgcatttatatggatgcatatgattaacatgcatacaggattatgacttccccggtctgacgaccctgttacctttgtactttgattccggttagtacagttatctcctgattttgtttcagttgcatttatccttctcgtattcaggagactgtacgcatgattagtgttgtctgttatttgttttattatgcatatcagttgtacctgctgagtgttggactcaccccgcctccattgttgatatattttcaggttgagcagttccagtcgctggtccccacagcacgtagtgctagtccatctgctggtttttgagttgttattttattttagcttttctctatcagactttgttttagtcttgttttggattttacatatggatattgtatgaatccttccgtttgatggacttttggtatgatttggattttattctactacatgcctgcctggagggcagaagaggtgagttcgtcggatttgagctttacgagtgtagttgagtagggtggatctcgagtcagagtactattgtttgtgattactagtattaactgcgtggttgtgatagccagaggttgaatatctatataaactgcgtggtgattgtttttatttatgttataattccagccgcctgtggctgaggtatatgtgttatgtagaagattcagattgtccgccgtacaggggagatgctgccgaaatttcttcggacagggattcctctggggcgtgacaatttagtggtatcagagcttaagttttacgaccGTTGTTTTCGTATTTGGATATTCGggataatctgataccaatttatatggtatcagaatgtcaaagtttggcgatatttgttgtttttcgtgttacggattttttttttttgagatttaactgataccaatttattggtatcagagcgggttatgttacctgtttttggtgttctggatttttgggttaACCCAAGTTTATGTGTCAAACTGGGGGTTGATTGTGGATTAGCATggaattccattatgtttatgtttcggatttctgtttcggatttatatggatttccgacgattttcATGTTTGGAactttgaggtcagaagttggggactggacaacgatggaacatctccagacggcatataggtatgatgtgtaattttatagtttatgacatgtattagcattctttatttagtacctgtctggttgttgtaacacatattacatgtgatgggttagccattgagcatggttgaccttaatagagatcaaggattgtagtttctggtgatttttcatagcATACACCAGTaggtttagcttctgttactactagttggttagcagattgaggcacataccagcctctgctattattagctgggtagtggatagtatctatatcttcatgttgacctagccagtaatataccattttatcttagttaactTCATCAGTAGATAATTGATAAACATTGATTCAAAGGGACTTTTAAAAGAACCTTATTAcaagtttattaatttattacATTGTTGTCCAAAAGAATTGGAATATCCTAAATGATTGGTTTTCCTAAAGTGTTGAGTTGGTTGAAGCTATTTTTTTTTGGTGTTTTCAATTTTCATATATGTACTCCACTTTGCTAAATAATTGTAGCAAAAACATGAATTATATATATCTCATGCTCGTCTATATTTCACTACTGTGCTTCGATGATTGAGTGTATTAGGCTCTAAATGGTATAATGTGAGAGCATAGGTTGACATTGCATGAACATGTTTGATAGATTCTACAGATGGACAACTTGAATCATCTGGATTTGGAGTATAAAGGGTAGGTTATATAGAAAGACCAAAACAATTATACATGACATATTTAAAATGATCATGTTGGATGACTATTTTATAAGAAGAACTAATTGAGACTAAGGTGAATATTAATAGAACCTTGGATTGGTGTGTTAATTGTTGTGCCTAAAGAATTAGTCAAGGTTATGTTTGAGGATGAGTTATGCAGATTTGAAATTTGACTTATTGATTAAAGATAATTGTTCACCATAGATAATAATGTAATCATGTAGTCTTGGTGATGTTGTATCTTATTAAACCTTAGCTACCATTGTAGTATTGCTGACTTCCAATAATTTGCATATAAGTGGAATAGACCAAGCTTGGAGATGGAAACATTGCCCATTTCATTTTGAAGCAATTGGACGTGGATGACTAAATTGGATTCTCTTTATAAAATGAGGGCCAATGTCTTGGGTTGTTAAAagttgagaattttctaagtccTAATTACAATAATTATGTCTCATACAGAGAAATTGCATTTGAATTTCACCTGGATCAACACGCTGAGTTTGATACTGCACTTCACATCAATAGAAGTGGAGATAAGGAATAGGATAAGTAATTCAATACAACAATTGGATAAATTGGGACACTAAGGCTATACATTGACCTACCAAATTTGGTTTTGATTAGCTGGCACAAGAGTTGCTATCTAGTTGACAATTGATGTAGTTATTGCACCTTAGAAGAACAGAGCAGGAGTAGAAAAGGAATAGAATTATTGAATTCTACTGCTGAGCAGAACCGAGCACTGAAGTAAAGTTTCAAGTGGAGCACTTAGTCTTCTATTGCCGTTAGGTGTTCCAACCTCTTCAGGCTCGCAATGGATATTGTTAGATAAGATATTATGATATATTGTTGTTTTctgatgattaggctgctttattttggatTGTCTATGATTGTTATTTTCCTACTTGGTACTTATGCTTAattattcgaggtatcttgttgatttaaTCTGTATCGTCATATGTACATATGGGTTagatgtggtatctgaggtattttttttgattatgtttgattttgagtgcacctgggtttagtatgctttgttggaagtattacgttgattatactcttggcataggtgtctatatgccatgtgaggttgtttgaggtgtattgtcgattatacctatattgatttatgcacacgggttcggtaggtattgttggaggtatcacactgatttatacctgtgtgtgtgtgtttgatgtataataattggaggattatgttgatcatacatatgttgtgtgagcaagtgtgctaggtgtattgttggtagcagcatgattctacttatgttgaatgcaggatgtagagtgtttgcattatgtcatttgttggattaccctatcAACCCATAtttttatcagtgggtgactcactacgatgttgatagatttggcGATGAGTTTGattgattgctggattgttatacctttggctgtcCACAGTGATATATGGTTGAGtaatctcgtgcagtctctagttggatagttaggtgccttggacatttaTGGATCATTTgcggtggagcggagctcccacatattattgttggtttgtgatagagcgttgttcttacatattttggattgttgtggtggagcgttgctcctacatattacggattgtttgtggtagagcgttgctcccacatatgtggtatttcttgtgatggagcgttgctctcacactggtggatctattctttggtgatttgtattgttggtgattatattacagacttattgtcagggatcttatggttagaaatgtttgtgatacggacattatgagtcaTGATTTTttccattagggtttgggaagccttagatgttttcagagacttgatgattttggtattcctaggatgtttggatcggttttcattgtctttgttgacgatgttgtgatctatttcggatccacggtgagtcacacacatcatctttgcatagttctagagatgttttgatggaaacatctagatgtgaagatcagtagtgcgtattttagttgttttctgtgagatgtttgagacacacggtcaccagtaggagtataccgtggttccacaggagatcgaggttattaccgttgggagtagacggagtctatagaagatgctcgcaacttcctttgtttggctcgatatttccgaagatacgttgagggtttctctcggatagctatgtcactgacacacctgacctggaaaggcgtgaagttcacttggactgaggatgacaagaccagcttctaggagctgaagtggagactagtgtc
This genomic stretch from Zingiber officinale cultivar Zhangliang chromosome 7A, Zo_v1.1, whole genome shotgun sequence harbors:
- the LOC121999189 gene encoding putative germin-like protein 2-1, which encodes MTAKIHLIIAALFPLSTSRVIWASDPSPLQDFCVADNSSKVLVNGFVCKSMDGVKAKDFFAYGLDKPDNTINKLGSNICAVNVNTIPGLNTLGISMARIDFGLRRLNPPHTHPHGTEILTLLEGEHYVGFVTSNIGQTNHIFTKIPKKGDVFVFPQGLAHFQFNRGHIRVVAIAALSSQNPSTITIANAVFGSKTPISNEVLAKAFCVDRKTVDRLQAQFWMDNNN